The genomic DNA catctttcttttccatcTCAGTCTTTGCTGCTTCAAGTTGAATTTGCAGATCATGTTCAGCACCCTCACTTTTGTCAAGTGCACTCTTCAGCTGTGAGATATGTTCTTCAGATTGCTGGAGCTTTAGGTTTAGAGCCTTAAGCTCTCCCTCGTACTGCACTATTCTACCAATAAGCTCCTCATAACTTCCATTTTCACTTCTCTTTGCACTATCATCAGCATCCACTTCTTCGGATGATAAGTTCATGTCTATGGGTTCAATCACAggcttatttttcttttgctgcTGTCCCAGGCCATTAATTAACTTGACTGTGCCCAGATAGCCATTGATAGCAGTACTGAAATATTCTGATTCCGAAtcggatgatgatgatgatgatgatgatgattcaaTGCCTTCCTTCAAAGAAGCCTCAAAGCTTCCATCACCAGAGCTGAAAGACAGATCGGTACCAACATGATGATGTCCCAGATTGTGAGGCTGGACCTTTCCTTCAGGAGTTGCATGCGAAGAGCTCTTCTGGGAGACTGGCTCCCCAGCTTCTTGCCTCTCCCCGTGGAGCTCCAGATGAGTATCTGCTTCTTGAGATTCTCCTGTAATCTGGTTGTACTGATCAGCCAGAGATTGATACATGCTGCTAAATTCTTGAACAAGAGTGAGCAGCTGAAGCTTTTTCAGGTCACAGCCATCGATTTCCTGAGCTGAATTCCCATCTTCTTCAATCAGCTTCATTATTTGCTTAGAAGTTTGCTGCATATCTGCAGACGGAAAATTTTATTCAGCTAACAGTTAGAACAACAGGATTCATAATTCAAGTCTGAACGAGAGTTTCCTTTCCTCGACAAGGGGATGACATGATCACTTAAAAGAGAAAACTGGTAAATCAAAACAAAAGCAAGAGGGTCTAGAAGAAGCATGTCCACCTTGAAGATTTTGAGCAAGCCATTCAGAAATCTTAGGAACGAAGTGGGTGTCAAGTGACTTCAAGTTTGACTTCATTGACTCTGTTCTCTCCATATTGAGACCTCTgaacaatttcaaatttaatagaGGTTAAGAAGAAATCAGTAACAAGCAATCCACATAAGAACACGTATCTTGAACTGCAACAACAAGACACTAATTCTGAATGGCTGTAGGACATACGGGACATATACCATCGTCACCTACTCACACGCAAGCTAtcatttcaccaaaaaaataacatcaaAGATTTATCACTTTAATGCAAGTGTTTCCTTATCATTTCTCCTCTAGAGCTTTATGGAGCTCGATTCTGACGACACATTTAACTCATCTTTCCGATACCTGACATAATGATCGAACAAAATATCCGCCTTGAGTGGGATTGACCAAATGATGACCCCAAAATCTCATGGTGTAGTAGAATTCACCTTTCGTTTGATGACTTAATCATTCAACAACAACTCTAAGAATCCATCACATGAAACATATATTACCAGAGCAGCTATTAAGCACTTTACAGTGTTAATAAGATTCCAACTTGTCGTCCTCCGCCTAGTCCTACTGAATTTCCAACATTTCCACCAGATTCGGAGTCACCGCCTCAATGGATCCCGAACAATCAAGAAAACATGGCACAACCAACGCAACACCGGCAAAATGGAGCTGTAAATCAAAATCCTGATGAAACGTGAAAGAAACAAGCGAAGATTTGCGGTGCAACTCAAAAGGAGAGACATGAAAGCTGCCATTGATCCCTGAAACTAAGGCCAAAAAGCAAGTGATTTTCTCTGAAGGGTTCGCTCACCGTCCGGAATCTGACCGCTGGAGCTGACAGCAGCGATGATTGCGCgtagagagaggaagaggagaaagTGATGAAGCAGAGAGACGAGGAGGAGACGACAATGGGAAGAGAGTGAGCGGCAAAGGCCAGAGCTTTAGGTTAACAATCCATGCTTCTGCCCGCCCTTTTCTCTGTCCTTTCCCCCCCGCTCAATTATCGGCCGTCACACCCAAAATGCCCCTCGCTAGTTGTCGGTTTTTGTCATTTAGCAcctctttccctctctttttcGGATTTCTCATTTCTTTCCCTCCAAAAGtctcaaattcaaaatctctCACCTGCAGGTCAATGGAAATGTCCATCCAAGACAACCATAGGGCGGTTTGACGCTTTCTTCATcatttctttctataattttttcccactttttactttattttatgcattgtaaataaatatagacaaaatgaaaataaaaaagttccCTATGAGAGGAAATTGGAAATGAACAAAAGGAAAGGGGAATTTagtg from Punica granatum isolate Tunisia-2019 chromosome 2, ASM765513v2, whole genome shotgun sequence includes the following:
- the LOC116195220 gene encoding protein NETWORKED 4B-like — its product is MERTESMKSNLKSLDTHFVPKISEWLAQNLQDMQQTSKQIMKLIEEDGNSAQEIDGCDLKKLQLLTLVQEFSSMYQSLADQYNQITGESQEADTHLELHGERQEAGEPVSQKSSSHATPEGKVQPHNLGHHHVGTDLSFSSGDGSFEASLKEGIESSSSSSSSSDSESEYFSTAINGYLGTVKLINGLGQQQKKNKPVIEPIDMNLSSEEVDADDSAKRSENGSYEELIGRIVQYEGELKALNLKLQQSEEHISQLKSALDKSEGAEHDLQIQLEAAKTEMEKKDADYEEAKGKVLQLEKQILESEAIILDSNYKTGILMTELKQSQEKLERSNEDSVVLITRLDSERQKIVELQERISMYQEDVSDRENEIMRLQNVCMEKEQLIMQWELRCKQLEESLRQHEDEKIEMMEVHHALVRNMQDHISNSKVAIEERETRIGSLNKEFDMMKLRHDTVVAERDGLNARIQAFLAEFSNKDNHINELTTRIATTEEVAGKLKLRVQELEEEVEWQKILILDGAEKKREAIRQLCFSLEHYRMGYHELREVFRGHKRDVLAL